The Candidatus Lokiarchaeota archaeon genomic sequence TCGTATTGCAAAGACAAGCAGCCGATTATCCCTTAGCGCTGGATCCGCATCGAATATGTTATACTTGGGACTTTCTGCTTTCGGCCAACAAAGACCGATGCATCTAGATGGTATCGATGTATTCATCCACCCATTCATGAGAAATGGCAAGTACTTGCATGATTACCATGTACCACTTGTAGATGAACTTCGGTGGCTTGGTCTTGATGCTATGGCGGCTATTGCCTATGCACTTCTGCCGGATAGTATATCCAAGGCCAATGTTGTGATAGCACCAAATGTCGAAATGCTAGCTGATGCAGCCAAATACACCAAACTTCCCGAATATTACATCATCCCCAATTATCCACCCAAGAGTTTTCACAGGGATATCAAGAAAGAAGAGGCTAGAGCTTCTCTGGGGATTCCGGCATCAGAAACAATGGCCCTGTTCGTGGGTGGTGCCAGGCTCGAATCGATTTATGGCATTCACTTGTTAATCAAGACGTGGAAGGAAGTCACAAGGAAGCGAGATGCAAAACTGTATGTGGTAGGACCCAAAAACCAGCTCCCCTTCACGCCAGATATCTACACCAAACTCAAGAGAAAAGGAATCATCTTCACGGGCAAAAGAGTCCATACCCAAATCCCGATATGGATTGCTGCTGCAGACCTTTGCCTTTCACAACGAACACCGGGAT encodes the following:
- a CDS encoding glycosyltransferase, giving the protein MARKEEILFLSHNVRHQRCHYLISTLNQEHQVVIPSRIAKTSSRLSLSAGSASNMLYLGLSAFGQQRPMHLDGIDVFIHPFMRNGKYLHDYHVPLVDELRWLGLDAMAAIAYALLPDSISKANVVIAPNVEMLADAAKYTKLPEYYIIPNYPPKSFHRDIKKEEARASLGIPASETMALFVGGARLESIYGIHLLIKTWKEVTRKRDAKLYVVGPKNQLPFTPDIYTKLKRKGIIFTGKRVHTQIPIWIAAADLCLSQRTPGFPVRFYNIHDSLKLSEYALFEKPIVAAGYSEHPDYISSKTDVESYSDAILRGFDGEAPKPTPHTWEENIPKIKKAYETLANS